One Baekduia alba genomic window, TACCGCAAGCGGCGCGCCAGGCGCGTGCGCGCGACCGAGCTGGCGGCCGCGGAGGCGGCCGGCGACGACGCCGACTTCGACCCCGAGACCGTGCGCACCGCCGCGGCGGCGCTGTTCATCGACATCCAGCGGCACTGGTCGGCCAACGACATCGACGCACTGTCGCAGATGGTCGGCGACGACCTGATGGTCGAGTGGCGCCGCCGGCTGGAGGACTTCCGGCGCAAGGGCTGGCGCAACAAGTGCGAGCCGCTGCGCGCGCCGGACGTCGAGTACATGGGGTTGATCAACCGCGAGGGCGAGGACGAGGACCGCGTGGTCGTCCGGATCTCGGCCTCGCTGCAGGACTACGTCGTCGACGCCCGCGGCAACATGGTGATGAAGAAGGGCGAGGGCGACGCCACGACGTCGCTGACCGAGTGGTGGACGCTGCATCCGCCCGGCGAGCGCTGGCGGCTGCTGTCGATCGAGTCCGAGGTCGAGGGCCGCCACCACCTCGAGTCCGAGCTGATCGCGGTGCCGTGGGGAGACGCGCGCGTGGCCGACCAGGCGCTGATCGAGGGCGCGGTCGCCGACGCGGTGCCCGCCGGCGTGGCGGTCGCCGAGATCGCGCCGGCCGTCGTCGACGCCGACGCGCGCGCGACCGCGCTGGACCTCTCGTTGGCCGACGGCCGCTTCGCGCCGGACGTGCTGGAGATCGCGGCGCGCCGCGCGGTCGAGGCGTGGGTGGAGGCCATCGACGGCGCCGACGACGCGCTGGAGGCGATCGCCGACCGCGACGCCATCGACACCTTGTTGTACGCCAACGGTGGCGCCGAGGGGAGCACCCGCGTCGTGGTCCGCGGGGCGCGCGTGGTCGGCCTGCAGATCGTCGCGGTCGACGCGGCGGCGACGCCCGCGACGATGACCGCCGTCGTCACGCTGGACGGCCGGCGCTACGTCGAGGACCGCGACACCGCGGCGGTGGTCGCCGGCTCCAAGGGCCGCGACCAGCAGACGACGCAGCGCTGGACGTTCGGGCTGAGCGACGACGCCGAGCTGCCGTGGCGGCTGGCGGCGGTCGACGAGACCTAGGACGCCGTCAGCGCGGCGACGAGCTCGTGGTCGCCGGAGGCCATGAGCGCACCGACGAGCGTGCCGATGAGCAGGCGGCGCAGCTCGTCGCGGGTGAGGTCGCCGTGGGCGATCCAGTCCAGGCAGGCGCCGTCCATGAACCACAGCCAGCCGCGGACCGCGGTGCGGGCGCCGGGCGGGACGGGCGCGCCGTCGCCGAGCACGCCGCCGAGGATGCGCTGGGCGGTGGCGGCCCGCACCTCCTCCACCAGCGCGCGGACCTCCGCGACCTCGCCGGCGGTGATGATGAGCTTGTTGTAGGCCTCGCTGTGCTCCTCGATCCAGCCGAGATAGACGTCGAGGCTGCGCTCCAGCTGCTGGACCGGCGGCAGCGACGCGTCGGGCTCGGTGCGCGCCCGCAGCTCCTCGGCCGCCGCCTGCAGCGTCGCCTCGAAGTACGCCTGCTTGGACGGGAAGTAGTGGTACAGCAACGCCTTCGAGATCCCGGCCTCGCGGGCGATGCGCGCCATCGACAGCTCGGAGTAGGACGACGACGTGAACAGCCGCTCGCCGAGCGCGACCAGCTGCGCCCGCCGCGCGTCGACGTCGAGGCGTCGGTAGGCCGGTCCGTCGGGCACGCGGCCAGCGTACCCGCCTCCTGACCTGCGGTCGGCAAGCGATCCCCCACGGGCGCCGGCCCGGCCCGGCAGACTGTGGCGCACGTGCGGTTCCGCCACGCCCTGCTCGCCGTCGCCGCGGGCCTCGCCCTCGCCGACGCGTCGATCGTCACGCTCGCGCTGCCCGAGCTGCTGCGCGAGCTGGACACCTCGGTGGAGGGCGTCGCGGCGGTCCTCGGCGTCTACACCGTCGTGCTCGCGGCGGCGCTCATCCCGGTCGAGCGCCTGCAGCGGACGATCGGCGCGCCGCGCACCGGCGGCGGCGGCCTGGCGCTGTTCGCGCTCGCCTCGCTCGCCGCCGGCGCCAGCGACTCGCTCGGCGTGCTGCTCGCCGCCCGCGGCGTGCAGGCCGTCGGTGGCGCGGCCGCGCTCGTCGCGGCCTTCGCGCTGCTGGAGCCGGGCGGCGCCGCCGGCGAGCGCGGGCGCCGCCTGTGGCTGGGCGCCGCCGTCCTGGCGACCGCGATCGGCCCCGCGCTCGGCGGCGCGCTGACCGAGGCGTTCTCGTGGCGCTCGATCTTCTACTTCCAGGCGCCGGTCGCCGCGCTCGCCGCCGTGGCCGCGCTGCGCGAGCCGCGCCGCGACACGCGTCCGCTGCCGGTGCCGGCCGGCGGCCTGCGGATCACGTTCGGGCCCGCCGCCGCGCTCGCGCTCGTCTCGGCCGCCCTGACGGCCGTCCTCTTCCTCCTCGTGCTGCTGCTCGTCGCCGGCTGGGACGCCTCGCCGCTGGCCGCCGCCGCGACCGTCACGGTCATCCCGGCCGGCGCGCTGATCGGCTCGCGCATCGGCGGCGACGCCCGCGCCCGGGCCGCGGCCGGCTGCGCGCTCGTCGGCGCCGGCGTGCTCGCCCTCGCGTTCCTGCCCGACGCGCACCTGCCGTGGACGTTCGCGCCGCAGGCCGCGGCGGGCCTCGGGATGGGCCTCGCCCTCCCCGCGCTCGGCGGCGAGCTGCTGCCCGAGCGCGACCCGCAGGACGCGTCGCGCCTGCTGGTCCTGCGCCACGTCGGCATCGCGCTGGCGCTGATCGTGCTCGCGCCGATCGTCTCGCACGACCTCACGACCTCGACCGACCGCGCCAAGGAGCGCGGGGTCGCCGTCGTCCTGGACGCCAAGCTCAAGCCGACCGACAAGCTGCGCCTCGCGCCTGACCTGCTCGCGGGCGTCGACGACGACCAGCCGCGCCACGGCCTCCGGCAAGCGCTGCGCAAGGGCGAGAGCACGATCCCGGCCGACGACCGGCCCGCCTACGACGACCTCGCCCACCGCACCGACGACACGCTCGTGCTCGCGGTCGGCGAGGCGTTCCGGACGGCGTTCCTGGTGACCGGCGCGCTCGCGCTGCTCGCGGCGGCGGCGGTCCTGCCGCGCGGACGTTGGACCGCCGCGCTGGTCGGCGTGGCCGCCACGACCGCCGCGCTCCCGCTGGCCTACGTCGCCGCGCACCACGTCGCGGCCCCGGAGGCCGTGACGATCCGCGACCCGTGCGAGCAGCGCAGCCTGCCCGGCACCGGCGGCCTGGAGGGCTTCATCCAGGATCGCGCCCTCGAGCTCCTCGACACCGCCGCCTGCCGCGCCGGCGCCTCACGCGAGGAGCTGGTCCTGGCGCTCACGGACGAGGGCGACCGCAAGAAGTTCGAGGAGCGCCACGGGGTCGACCCACGCAGCCTCTCCACGGTCCTTCAGGGACTGCTGGGCTAGAGCCCTAGAGCAGCTCCGGCAGCGCTTCCTGCGGGTCGCCGTGCAGCAGCCAGCCGTTGTCGGTCCGCTCGACCAGGCCGCGGCGCGTCAGCACGCCGAGCGCCGTCGTCACCGACGGGCGCCGCGCGCCGACGAGCTTGCCGATCGTCTCGTGCGTGAGCGACAGCGGGACGCGCACGCCCTGCGGCGACACGCGGCCGTAGCGGTCGGCCAGGAGCCACAGGAGCACCAGCACGCGGGCGTCCACGCGCGGGACCTGGGCGATGGCGCGCTGCACCGCCAGCTGCCGCGAGCGGCGCGCGGTGCGGCCGATCAGCGTGTCGAGCATCGTCGGCCAGCGTCCGGCGACCGCCGCGAAGCGCCGGTCGAGCACGGCGACGCGCGCCGGCTCGAGGACCGCCCACGTGATCGAGCCGGGCAGCGGGTCGAGCGACGTCTCGTCGTCCCAGGGCCGGATCACGTCGCCCTGGCCGAGCAGCTCGGTGGTAGATCGCTTCGCCAGCTCGACGTCGCGCGTGATCAGGCCGTCGAGGACGAGCAGCCCCACGGCCGGGGCCGCGCTCTCGCTGTTGGGCGAGGGGAACTCGAACGGACCGGTGGGGAGCGCGTGCACGACGGCGACGGCGTGACGGCGCGCGAGATCCCGGGCATCCCCGCTCAGACCCGCCCCCATCTCGGGGTCGGCGTCGAGGATCGAGATCAGTGGACGAGAGGTCATTGTCTGACTGGACACCAGGCTTCGGGTCTTCCCCGTCTGATCGGAGACAAACACGCCGCCCGCACCGCAACTCAAGCTTGAGTAGGGATGGACCGGAATTTCGTTCGTCGTGTCTTGATTTCGCTGGGACGTCGCGGAATGTCCACCAACGGACATGGTGTACAACGCCCCTGCTTCTAGAGCCACCGTTCGGGGGCGGACCACCTCGGGTAGCCGCCCTTCCGATGGCCGATCTCGACCCTGGCACCATGAGGGGCCCCATGAGCTTCCTCGAAGGGCAGCTGCTCGTCGCCTCCCCCGCGATGTCGGATCCGAACTTCGCGCGCACCGTCGTGGCGATCGCCAACCACGACGAGGACGGCGCGCTCGGGATCGTCTTGAACCGGCCGAGCGAGACCGAGGTCGTCGAGGCGGTCCCGGAGCTCGACGGCGTCATGGACCCCGACGAGCTCGTCTACGTCGGCGGCCCGGTCCAGCCCGCGTCGATCGTCGTCCTGGCCGAGTTCGAGGACCCGGCCGAGGCGGCCTACCTCGTGGTCGACGCCGTCGGCCTCGTCTCCGACCGCACCGGCCTGGAGCGCCTCGGGTCCGCGACGGCTCGCCGCCGCGTCTACGCCGGCTACACCGGCTGGGGCCCCGGCCAGTTGGAGGCCGAGCTGGAGCGCGAGGACTGGATCGTCGAGCCCGCGCTGGCCGCGGACGTCTTCGCCGAGGACCCGGGCGAGCTCTGGGGCAGCGTGCTGCAGCGCAAGGGCGGCCAGTTCCGCCTGCTGGCGCGGATGCCGGTCGACCCGACCGTGAACTAGCGGCGTGCATCCACGTCCAGCCGCGGGTTTCGCCCCCTGGGCGAACACCCGCAAGGGAACCTGGCCCCCTGGGCCAGCGTTCCCCTAGCTCGCGACCAGCGCGAGCACCACGACGACCACGATCCCGACGCCGATCAACCCGTACACGACGGTCTGCGCGGGCCAGTTGCGCCGCCAGCTCGCGGGGTCGGAGCGGTCGCGCGTGACGTGCCCCTCCGGCGGCGTCCCGACCCAGTCGTCATCGT contains:
- a CDS encoding TIM44-like domain-containing protein, with protein sequence MNGLLGTIVAAAGGGSSGFGGGGGGGGGGGGGFGGAGGAGAGGGSPFLFLVILVAVVIFLVFSGLKAAQYRKRRARRVRATELAAAEAAGDDADFDPETVRTAAAALFIDIQRHWSANDIDALSQMVGDDLMVEWRRRLEDFRRKGWRNKCEPLRAPDVEYMGLINREGEDEDRVVVRISASLQDYVVDARGNMVMKKGEGDATTSLTEWWTLHPPGERWRLLSIESEVEGRHHLESELIAVPWGDARVADQALIEGAVADAVPAGVAVAEIAPAVVDADARATALDLSLADGRFAPDVLEIAARRAVEAWVEAIDGADDALEAIADRDAIDTLLYANGGAEGSTRVVVRGARVVGLQIVAVDAAATPATMTAVVTLDGRRYVEDRDTAAVVAGSKGRDQQTTQRWTFGLSDDAELPWRLAAVDET
- a CDS encoding TetR/AcrR family transcriptional regulator codes for the protein MPDGPAYRRLDVDARRAQLVALGERLFTSSSYSELSMARIAREAGISKALLYHYFPSKQAYFEATLQAAAEELRARTEPDASLPPVQQLERSLDVYLGWIEEHSEAYNKLIITAGEVAEVRALVEEVRAATAQRILGGVLGDGAPVPPGARTAVRGWLWFMDGACLDWIAHGDLTRDELRRLLIGTLVGALMASGDHELVAALTAS
- a CDS encoding MFS transporter yields the protein MRFRHALLAVAAGLALADASIVTLALPELLRELDTSVEGVAAVLGVYTVVLAAALIPVERLQRTIGAPRTGGGGLALFALASLAAGASDSLGVLLAARGVQAVGGAAALVAAFALLEPGGAAGERGRRLWLGAAVLATAIGPALGGALTEAFSWRSIFYFQAPVAALAAVAALREPRRDTRPLPVPAGGLRITFGPAAALALVSAALTAVLFLLVLLLVAGWDASPLAAAATVTVIPAGALIGSRIGGDARARAAAGCALVGAGVLALAFLPDAHLPWTFAPQAAAGLGMGLALPALGGELLPERDPQDASRLLVLRHVGIALALIVLAPIVSHDLTTSTDRAKERGVAVVLDAKLKPTDKLRLAPDLLAGVDDDQPRHGLRQALRKGESTIPADDRPAYDDLAHRTDDTLVLAVGEAFRTAFLVTGALALLAAAAVLPRGRWTAALVGVAATTAALPLAYVAAHHVAAPEAVTIRDPCEQRSLPGTGGLEGFIQDRALELLDTAACRAGASREELVLALTDEGDRKKFEERHGVDPRSLSTVLQGLLG
- a CDS encoding Crp/Fnr family transcriptional regulator, with translation MTSRPLISILDADPEMGAGLSGDARDLARRHAVAVVHALPTGPFEFPSPNSESAAPAVGLLVLDGLITRDVELAKRSTTELLGQGDVIRPWDDETSLDPLPGSITWAVLEPARVAVLDRRFAAVAGRWPTMLDTLIGRTARRSRQLAVQRAIAQVPRVDARVLVLLWLLADRYGRVSPQGVRVPLSLTHETIGKLVGARRPSVTTALGVLTRRGLVERTDNGWLLHGDPQEALPELL
- a CDS encoding YqgE/AlgH family protein, coding for MSFLEGQLLVASPAMSDPNFARTVVAIANHDEDGALGIVLNRPSETEVVEAVPELDGVMDPDELVYVGGPVQPASIVVLAEFEDPAEAAYLVVDAVGLVSDRTGLERLGSATARRRVYAGYTGWGPGQLEAELEREDWIVEPALAADVFAEDPGELWGSVLQRKGGQFRLLARMPVDPTVN